The following coding sequences are from one Musa acuminata AAA Group cultivar baxijiao chromosome BXJ1-6, Cavendish_Baxijiao_AAA, whole genome shotgun sequence window:
- the LOC135677807 gene encoding dof zinc finger protein DOF5.7-like: MADGLQSSGGCKSTSTVRPPEKSLKCPRCDSSNTKFCYYNNYSLSQPRHFCRTCRRYWTKGGALRNVPVGGGCRKNNKSKSPASSFLPLDSFSGIPEIGSSLKFLDGVPTSTAMDFHIGLPPVSRLQYAPTAPGVFSSNQFITFRDISHSATFSSAATPAVGAYNEIGGNSSSAANSGNIVSSVESLSSINNDLHWKLQQQRLDMLLGGEAHKESRIYGPDQQKLNSSKVAERPTDDVCEGSGSSNAYVSTWFLESSYAMPPSTSIINSSTNSSTKSNCNINASYWDGIPAWNDMPQFTTMP, translated from the coding sequence ATGGCTGATGGTCTGCAAAGCTCGGGTGGTTGCAAGAGCACCTCGACAGTGCGGCCACCGGAGAAAAGCCTCAAGTGCCCGCGGTGTGACTCTTCGAACACCAaattctgctactacaacaactacagcctGTCCCAACCGCGGCACTTCTGCAGGACCTGTCGAAGGTACTGGACCAAAGGCGGCGCACTCCGGAACGTGCCCGTGGGTGGCGGCTGCCGCAAGAACAATAAGTCCAAGTCTCCGGCGTCGTCCTTCCTTCCGTTGGATTCCTTCTCCGGAATTCCTGAAATAGGCAGTAGCCTCAAATTCCTCGATGGAGTGCCCACGTCGACGGCCATGGATTTCCACATAGGTCTGCCCCCTGTCTCAAGGCTCCAGTACGCTCCAACTGCACCAGGGGTCTTCAGCAGCAACCAGTTCATCACCTTCAGGGACATATCACACAGTGCAACATTCTCTTCTGCTGCCACGCCTGCTGTGGGTGCGTATAATGAAATCGGCGGTAATTCATCCTCTGCTGCTAACAGCGGTAACATTGTTTCATCCGTCGAATCCCTGAGCTCCATCAACAATGACCTCCATTGGAAGCTTCAGCAGCAGAGGCTGGACATGCTCCTTGGAGGAGAAGCCCATAAAGAGAGTCGCATATACGGTCCGGACCAGCAGAAGCTTAACTCTTCTAAAGTAGCAGAGAGACCTACAGATGATGTTTGTGAGGGCAGTGGATCATCAAATGCTTACGTTAGTACATGGTTCCTGGAGAGCTCTTACGCCATGCCTCCTTCAACCAGTATAATTAACAGCAGCACCAACAGTAGTACCAAAAGCAACTGCAACATCAACGCAAGCTATTGGGATGGAATCCCAGCATGGAATGACATGCCACAGTTCACCACAATGCCATAG
- the LOC103989040 gene encoding probable inactive receptor kinase At5g58300 — translation MGFQMVLLIPLNILVLCLQALAIGNLTSDMQALLKFAASIPHGRKLNWSSRTSVCSSWVGVTCTPDQTRVRSLRLPGVGLLGQVPTDSLGKLDALEVLSLRSNRLVADLSPDVPSIPSLHSLYLQHNKLSGNIPSSLSSKLTFLDLSYNSFMGEIPLSIQNLTQLTALYLENNSLSGPIPDLQLPKLRHLNLSFNNLSGPIPVSLKKFPAECFLGNPSLCGTPLAQCFAVPPSPISPAPVLPTKPKRSFWKKLGTRIIIAIAAGGSSLLFLLVIVILVCISKKKSREGSGTPKGKGSVGGRAEKPEEYSSSAPEAEKNKLVFFEGCTYNFDLEDLLRASAEVLGKGSYGTTYKAVLEDSVTVVVKRLKEVVLGKREFEQQMEIIGRVGQHQNVMPFRSYYYSKDEKLLVYDYAPSGTFSTLLHGGKGAGRTPLDWDTRVKISLGVARGIAHLHSQGGGRFIHGNIKSSNVLLTQELDACVSEFGLAPLMSSAATPSRVVGYRAPEVIEHRKSTQKSDVYSFGVFLLELLTGKSPFQSPGRDDVVDLPRWVQSVVREEWTAEVFDVELMRYPNIEEDMVQMLQVAMQCVARVAEQRPKMEDVVRMIEDVQRSNSENRPSSEDKSKDDGVQTP, via the exons ATGGGTTTCCAGATGGTGTTGTTGATTCCTTTGAATATACTCGTGCTATGTCTCCAAGCTTTAGCAATTGGTAACTTGACTTCTGATATGCAAGCCCTCCTTAAATTTGCTGCATCTATCCCTCATGGCCGGAAACTTAACTGGAGTTCTCGGACCTCAGTCTGCTCCTCTTGGGTTGGTGTCACATGTACACCAGATCAAACCCGTGTACGAAGCCTCCGTTTGCCAGGGGTTGGGCTTCTTGGCCAAGTCCCTACTGACTCACTTGGTAAGCTTGATGCCCTTGAAGTCTTGAGTCTCCGGTCCAATCGTCTTGTAGCAGATCTCTCTCCTGATGTCCCATCAATTCCTTCTCTGCATTCTTTGTATCTTCAGCACAACAAATTATCTGGAAATAtaccttcctctctctcttccaAACTCACATTCCTGGACCTCTCCTATAACTCTTTCATGGGAGAAATTCCTTTGTCAATTCAAAATCTTACCCAACTTACTGCATTGTATCTCGAGAACAATTCTCTTTCTGGACCCATCCCTGACCTTCAACTTCCCAAGCTAAGACATCTAAATCTGAGCTTCAATAACCTTAGTGGTCCCATACCAGTATCTCTCAAGAAGTTCCCTGCGGAATGTTTCTTGGGGAATCCTTCCCTCTGTGGAACTCCTCTAGCACAATGCTTTGCAGTTCCTCCGTCACCCATATCGCCCGCACCAGTACTACCTACAAAGCCCAAAAGAAGCTTTTGGAAAAAGCTAGGTACAAGGATCATAATAGCAATTGCTGCTGGAGGATCAAGCCTTCTATTTCTGTTGGTGATTGTGATCCTGGTATGCATTTCAAAGAAAAAGAGTAGGGAAGGTAGTGGTACACCGAAAGGAAAGGGCTCTGTTGGTGGAAGGGCTGAGAAACCTGAGGAATACAGCAGTAGTGCTCCAGAGGCAGAGAAGAATAAGTTGGTTTTCTTTGAAGGGTGTACTTACAATTTTGACTTAGAAGATCTGTTAAGAGCTTCTGCTGAAGTTCTTGGGAAAGGAAGTTATGGAACAACATATAAAGCTGTTCTAGAAGATAGTGTAACTGTGGTAGTGAAGAGGTTGAAGGAGGTAGTGTTGGGAAAGAGAGAGTTTGAGCAGCAGATGGAAATAATCGGAAGGGTTGGACAACACCAAAATGTGATGCCATTTCGTTCTTATTACTACTCCAAGGATGAGAAGCTTTTGGTGTATGACTATGCCCCTTCTGGGACCTTCTCTACCCTCTTGCATG GTGGTAAAGGTGCTGGGAGAACTCCCTTGGACTGGGACACCAGGGTAAAGATTTCACTAGGCGTGGCACGTGGAATTGCCCACCTTCATTCTCAAGGTGGTGGAAGATTCATCCATGGCAACATCAAATCCTCCAATGTCCTCCTGACTCAGGAACTCGATGCTTGTGTCTCCGAGTTCGGTCTCGCCCCACTCATGAGCTCTGCAGCAACCCCATCAAGAGTTGTGGGCTACCGTGCACCTGAAGTCATAGAGCACCGAAAATCGACCCAGAAGTCTGATGTCTACAGCTTTGGAGTCTTCCTGCTTGAGCTACTCACTGGGAAATCTCCATTTCAATCTCCAGGCCGTGACGATGTGGTAGATCTGCCTAGATGGGTCCAATCTGTGGTCCGAGAAGAGTGGACTGCTGAAGTTTTTGATGTGGAGCTGATGAGGTATCCCAACATTGAGGAGGACATGGTTCAGATGCTTCAGGTTGCAATGCAATGTGTTGCAAGAGTTGCAGAACAACGGCCTAAAATGGAGGATGTGGTTAGAATGATTGAGGACGTCCAACGCTCTAACTCAGAGAACCGGCCATCCTCAGAGGACAAGTCTAAGGACGATGGTGTCCAAACACCATGA
- the LOC135676820 gene encoding uncharacterized protein LOC135676820, producing MSRISEDSLISSRNSPAASLLLRRGRSLVSGGRVSAEGDGLELDLFSRSRIAGPPIGSASGSDVQEGSNKFVGEAKIGRIGMDDLLDADIGKHDYDWLLTPPGTPQAASLVSSESQLPTVAPKRSSTARSSSTTRASRLSVSQTENGHSVRPARSSSVTRASVSSSYVSNNNRTSVLNTSSASVTSRPSTPSKRPVTPSAAKSLTPASRPVPMRSSTPQKTRPTSVSPGLKSEPSQNSRPATPTSRSQISTNVNSNSSSIIARSTSRPSTPTRQPIARTTTPASTVGRSPSVGRLPVSNGRVPHSTSSSRPSSPNPRPRAPVNSASSSRPSSPNPRPRAPVNSVSSSRPSSPNPRPRAPVRPINLPDFPNDVPPNLRTKLPERPLSAGRTRPGMALTIRASSNSEPVVPSVTNRRLSLPIISRSKFPENPPKAPLHSNGHYANSSDNQKPVGSEAGPRRNIKPVSSTENTGFGRTISKKSLDMAIKHMDIRQSLGGIRGASIFPHSIRSAVPKGRTARVSETIVPVTNDEILAENGSYDGTSGDFNGGVLYNMNTSTKSPDRENLMRRERMNDIDLYGSYRYDAMLTKEDLKNASWLLSADDKSDQGSLFDHRFEPLPEPF from the exons ATGAGCCGCATCTCCGAGGACTCGCTGATCTCTTCGAGGAATTCTCCGGCGGCGTCGTTGCTTCTCCGGCGCGGGAGGAGCCTCGTCAGCGGAGGGCGGGTGTCGGCGGAGGGGGACGGCTTGGAGCTGGATCTTTTCTCCAGGAGCCGCATCGCTGGCCCTCCGATCGGATCTGCCTCCGGATCCGACGTCCAGGAAG GATCTAACAAATTTGTTGGGGAAGCCAAGATTGGGAGGATCGGGATGGATGACTTGCTGGATGCCGACATCGGGAAGCACGATTACGATTG GCTTCTAACTCCCCCTGGAACACCTCAGGCTGCTTCATTGGTTTCTAGTGAGAGTCAGTTACCTACTGTGGCACCTAAGCGTAGTTCTACTGCTAGATCATCCTCAACTACAAGAGCATCTAGG CTTTCTGTTTCTCAAACGGAGAATGGCCATTCTGTAAGACCTGCTAGAAGTAGTTCGGTCACTCGTGCTTCTGTCTCATCTAGCTATGTATCTAATAACAATCGAACCTCAGTCCTCAATACTAGCTCTGCTTCGGTCACCTCAAGGCCATCAACCCCAAGCAAGAGACCAGTTACCCCTTCAGCTGCAAAGTCATTGACCCCAGCCTCTCGTCCTGTGCCGATGCGTTCATCCACTCCTCAAAAAACCCGACCAACCTCTGTCTCTCCGGGTCTTAAATCTGAACCATCACAGAATTCTAGGCCTGCAACTCCAACCTCTAGATCTCAAATTTCTACCAATGTAAACTCAAACTCTAGTTCCATAATAGCACGTTCGACTTCCCGGCCATCAACGCCCACTCGTCAGCCCATTGCTCGAACAACAACACCAGCCTCGACTGTAGGGCGGTCCCCATCTGTTGGGCGTTTGCCAGTTAGCAATGGTCGAGTTCCACATTCAACATCTTCTTCTCGCCCTAGCTCCCCTAATCCACGGCCTCGGGCTCCAGTAAATTCAGCATCTTCTTCTCGTCCGAGCTCTCCAAATCCACGGCCTCGGGCTCCAGTAAATTCAGTATCTTCATCTCGTCCCAGCTCCCCAAATCCACGGCCTAGGGCTCCAGTGCGGCCAATTAATCTCCCAGATTTTCCCAATGATGTGCCACCAAACCTAAGGACAAAGTTGCCTGAGCGTCCTCTATCTGCTGGCAGGACACGTCCAGGAATGGCACTTACCATCCGAGCTAGTTCGAATTCTGAACCAGTGGTTCCTTCTGTTACAAACCGGAGGCTATCTTTACCAATTATTTCTCGGAGCAAGTTCCCAGAAAATCCACCAAAAGCTCCTCTACATAGCAATGGACACTATGCTAATTCATCTGATAACCAAAAGCCTGTGGGTTCTGAAGCTGGACCTCGCAGGAATATTAAACCGGTTTCCTCTACAGAGAACACCGGATTTGGAAGAACAATCTCAAAGAAGTCACTCGACATGGCTATTAAGCATATG GACATTCGACAAAGCTTGGGGGGCATTCGGGGTGCATCAATCTTTCCTCATAGTATCCGGTCTGCAGTTCCCAAAGGTCGAACTGCTCGAGTGTCAGAGACCATTGTTCCTGTCACTAATGATGAAATCCTTGCCGAAAATGGTAGTTATGATGGAACCTCTGGGGACTTCAATGGAGGCGTATTGTATAACATGAACACTAGTACCAAGTCTCCAGACAGGGAAAACCTTATGAGAAGGGAGAGAATGAATGACATAGATCTATATGGTAGCTACAGGTACGATGCGATGCTGACAAAAGAGGACTTAAAGAATGCAAGCTGGCTTCTAAGTGCCGATGATAAATCTGATCAAGGCTCTCTGTTTGATCACCGATTTGAGCCTCTTCCGGAACCTTTTTGA